The following proteins come from a genomic window of Galactobacillus timonensis:
- a CDS encoding GTP-binding protein → MPTPVYVFTGFLDSGKTTLIRDTLNDPQFMEGAGRTLILRFEEGDTEFDEEFLTSHNAFLETYDDVNVLTAEKCRELDTIYHPFQVFIEWNGSEPLTETVLKDMPDFWPLVEILTTVDGSTFASYIQNMRSMMFEQLRYSDVIIVNRCTPDMSGTMFRGNIKAINKRAQIFYEGNFGEPCEFKGGTLPFDFNAPVIDIQDDDYGLWYMDVMDDPEKYEGKEVILRGAYAEDIPGYHQSFVLGRRAMVCCQADTSLCGITVTGVKINEMKKDDWYKVKGKLKTVDLEGGGKTVVLYADAVQYYTAPQDPYVYFS, encoded by the coding sequence ATGCCGACACCTGTCTACGTCTTTACCGGCTTTCTTGATTCCGGAAAAACAACGCTGATCCGCGACACTCTCAATGATCCTCAGTTCATGGAAGGTGCGGGACGCACGCTGATCCTGCGCTTCGAAGAAGGTGACACTGAATTCGATGAAGAATTTCTCACGTCGCACAACGCATTTCTTGAAACGTATGACGACGTTAACGTTCTGACAGCTGAAAAGTGCCGCGAACTCGACACCATTTATCACCCGTTTCAGGTCTTCATCGAATGGAACGGAAGCGAGCCGCTGACGGAAACCGTCCTCAAAGACATGCCCGACTTCTGGCCCCTCGTCGAAATACTGACGACGGTCGACGGAAGCACCTTCGCCTCCTACATCCAGAACATGCGCTCCATGATGTTTGAGCAGCTGCGCTACAGCGACGTCATCATCGTCAACCGCTGCACGCCCGACATGTCCGGCACCATGTTCCGCGGCAACATCAAGGCCATCAATAAACGTGCCCAGATCTTCTATGAAGGAAACTTTGGAGAGCCTTGCGAATTCAAGGGAGGAACTCTCCCCTTCGATTTCAACGCCCCCGTCATCGACATTCAGGACGATGACTACGGCCTCTGGTACATGGATGTCATGGATGATCCCGAAAAATACGAAGGCAAAGAAGTCATCCTCCGCGGCGCCTATGCCGAAGATATTCCCGGCTATCATCAGTCCTTCGTCCTCGGGCGGCGGGCTATGGTGTGCTGCCAGGCAGACACCAGCCTCTGCGGCATTACGGTTACCGGCGTCAAGATCAATGAAATGAAAAAGGACGACTGGTACAAGGTCAAAGGAAAGCTGAAAACCGTCGACCTCGAAGGCGGTGGAAAAACTGTCGTCCTCTACGCTGATGCTGTTCAGTACTACACTGCCCCGCAGGATCCATACGTTTATTTCAGTTAA
- the brnQ gene encoding branched-chain amino acid transport system II carrier protein, which translates to MKHRLTTQDILLVGITLFSMFFGSGNLIFPPWLGFQAGTATGKGLAGMAITAVIFPVLGIIAIAQSKDLRTLSSKAGTTFSTIFTILIFLALGPGLAIPRNAAVSFEMAIVPFMDTIPMWVRIAYSILFFAIALRMSLHPDSLTDTLGKILGPLLLAMIAILLIGCFHNYSGTYAAPQADYATTPITQGFLEGYNTMDTLAALNFGNIVVLNLKKRNISEQNDLIRGACTAGLIAGFLLFMIYAAMANLGALSGSIFPNATNGANVLTNITSALFGTTGILILGIIYILACLTTCIGLLCSCAEFFAEISRISYRTWVILFTVASLVMSISGLDQILKVSVPILVALYPIAIVLVILGLFKDRLASFPKVFPWAIGTTTIVSIVLGLQAAGIAIPFLTNLLTSIPPSADLCWIIPALIGTLIGFLHSFLLKD; encoded by the coding sequence ATGAAACACAGACTTACCACACAGGACATTCTCCTCGTCGGCATCACCCTCTTTTCCATGTTCTTCGGATCCGGAAATCTCATATTTCCACCCTGGCTCGGCTTCCAGGCCGGAACCGCAACCGGAAAAGGTCTCGCCGGAATGGCGATCACTGCCGTCATCTTCCCGGTTCTTGGCATCATTGCCATCGCCCAATCCAAAGACCTGCGTACCCTTTCCTCAAAAGCTGGAACGACCTTTTCCACCATCTTTACCATTCTGATTTTCCTTGCTCTGGGGCCTGGGCTGGCCATTCCAAGAAATGCCGCAGTCTCCTTTGAAATGGCTATCGTCCCCTTTATGGATACGATACCCATGTGGGTACGTATCGCTTACTCCATCCTTTTCTTTGCCATAGCATTACGCATGTCGCTTCATCCAGACAGCCTCACGGATACACTTGGAAAGATTCTCGGACCGCTGCTTTTGGCAATGATTGCAATTCTTCTCATCGGCTGCTTCCACAATTACAGCGGAACCTATGCCGCTCCCCAGGCCGACTATGCCACTACTCCCATCACCCAAGGTTTCCTGGAAGGCTACAACACCATGGATACACTGGCCGCTCTCAACTTTGGTAACATCGTTGTCCTCAACCTGAAGAAGCGCAACATCAGCGAACAAAACGATCTGATTCGTGGAGCCTGCACAGCAGGTCTTATTGCCGGCTTCCTGCTGTTTATGATCTATGCAGCGATGGCAAATCTAGGCGCCCTGAGCGGATCCATCTTTCCCAATGCCACCAACGGCGCCAACGTATTAACCAATATTACATCTGCTCTTTTTGGCACCACCGGCATCCTTATCCTGGGTATCATTTATATTCTTGCATGCTTAACAACCTGCATCGGTCTGTTGTGCAGCTGTGCCGAATTCTTTGCCGAAATTTCCAGAATTTCCTATCGAACCTGGGTCATCCTCTTTACTGTCGCCAGCCTCGTCATGAGTATCTCTGGCCTCGATCAGATTCTAAAAGTAAGTGTACCGATTCTTGTTGCACTGTACCCCATTGCCATTGTCCTCGTCATCCTCGGACTGTTCAAAGATCGTTTGGCTTCATTTCCAAAAGTCTTCCCATGGGCCATTGGCACCACGACCATCGTCTCCATTGTTCTCGGTCTGCAGGCCGCCGGCATCGCCATTCCCTTCCTCACGAATCTTCTGACTTCCATCCCTCCTTCCGCTGATCTTTGCTGGATCATTCCCGCCCTCATCGGAACTCTGATTGGTTTCCTGCACTCGTTTCTGCTGAAAGACTAA
- a CDS encoding ABC transporter permease has product MKKLILFELRKMFSKRLSLIALMGLLLFSVLISFSTYQNKYAFDGIREGSGGTAVEIDKEIAAKYEGVLTDEKVQRMMNEFAPTHDLHGLNAMYLYQNAVQSAVFSRFSDKDGNWNGLSVSDVFGNETIKIGYVDGWLSTSKNMARVFIALALVIIIMLAPVFSGEYEGVDNIILTSRYGKTKCASAKVVAAILTAISTTALAAAVNLIIALAFYGTEGLDCSILFAPGDYIEGLIPFNITCGSLLRYQILLGFTCALSVTGITLLISAISKNQIEALALSEAIFLFPVFLPVTEENPLFRLIALLPLYQAQAVSLLSVEKMGNGMLYAVWAIPSALLFLGVGGAVSRHVFAKHQIL; this is encoded by the coding sequence GTGAAAAAACTGATTCTTTTTGAACTGCGGAAAATGTTTTCAAAGCGCTTATCTTTGATTGCTCTGATGGGATTACTTTTGTTTTCTGTCTTGATTTCTTTTTCGACCTATCAAAACAAATATGCCTTTGACGGTATAAGGGAAGGTTCAGGGGGAACGGCGGTAGAAATCGACAAGGAAATTGCCGCGAAATACGAGGGAGTACTGACCGATGAAAAAGTACAGAGAATGATGAATGAGTTTGCGCCAACGCATGATCTGCACGGGCTCAATGCAATGTACCTGTATCAAAACGCTGTACAGTCGGCGGTCTTTTCCAGATTCTCTGATAAAGACGGTAATTGGAATGGATTAAGTGTTTCGGATGTGTTTGGCAATGAAACAATCAAAATTGGCTATGTAGACGGTTGGCTTTCAACAAGTAAAAACATGGCGCGGGTTTTTATTGCGCTTGCTCTAGTGATAATCATCATGCTTGCACCGGTTTTCTCCGGCGAATATGAAGGCGTTGACAATATCATTCTGACAAGCAGGTACGGAAAAACTAAATGCGCGAGTGCAAAGGTTGTTGCGGCCATTCTCACCGCAATTAGTACTACCGCACTGGCTGCGGCTGTTAACCTGATTATTGCTCTTGCATTTTACGGGACGGAGGGACTGGATTGCAGTATTCTGTTCGCTCCGGGCGATTACATAGAGGGGCTCATTCCTTTTAATATCACCTGCGGGTCGTTGCTAAGATATCAAATACTGCTGGGGTTTACCTGTGCTCTCAGCGTAACAGGAATTACCCTGCTGATATCTGCAATTAGTAAAAATCAGATTGAGGCTTTGGCGTTATCTGAGGCAATATTTCTTTTCCCGGTTTTTCTTCCGGTCACAGAAGAAAATCCATTGTTCCGATTGATTGCGCTGTTACCCTTGTATCAAGCCCAGGCTGTTTCGCTTTTGTCAGTGGAGAAAATGGGCAATGGTATGCTGTATGCGGTGTGGGCAATTCCATCAGCACTGCTGTTTTTAGGGGTTGGGGGAGCTGTTTCTCGCCATGTATTTGCAAAGCACCAGATTTTATAA
- a CDS encoding ABC transporter ATP-binding protein, with protein MELETIRLTKKFGLKTAVDDLNITLTNGVYGLLGANGAGKTTLMRLLCNIQNPTSGKILLNGKNIVGLGEHYRTLLGYLPQHFAYYPDFSAFDFLLYVSALKGLDEIAARKKSKELLEAVDLSNEGKQKIKSFSGGMKQRLGIAQAMLNDPRILILDEPTAGLDPKERVRFRNLISAFSQNRIVILSTHIVSDVEFIAEEIIMMKSGRIIQFGNPHAITSQIDGQVWECTVPTVYAEKYAAAYNTSNLRNISGNQTVLRIIGSRPPIENVISVQPRLEDLYLFYFGGCEK; from the coding sequence ATGGAACTGGAAACAATCAGACTGACAAAAAAGTTCGGCTTGAAAACCGCCGTGGACGATTTGAATATCACCTTAACAAATGGGGTCTACGGGCTTCTGGGGGCAAATGGAGCAGGGAAGACAACGCTTATGCGTCTACTCTGCAATATTCAAAATCCTACTTCCGGGAAAATCTTGCTAAACGGAAAAAACATAGTTGGGCTGGGTGAACACTATCGTACTCTATTGGGCTACTTACCTCAGCACTTCGCATATTACCCGGATTTTTCGGCATTTGATTTCCTCCTCTATGTTTCTGCCCTAAAAGGATTGGACGAGATAGCGGCGCGAAAGAAGTCGAAAGAGCTGTTAGAAGCAGTGGACCTGTCAAATGAAGGAAAGCAAAAAATAAAGTCTTTTTCAGGGGGGATGAAGCAGCGTTTAGGTATTGCGCAAGCCATGCTCAATGATCCCCGGATTTTGATATTAGATGAACCGACGGCGGGGCTCGACCCAAAAGAGCGCGTCCGTTTCCGCAATTTGATCAGCGCCTTTTCCCAAAACCGCATTGTGATCCTGTCTACGCATATTGTTTCTGATGTTGAGTTTATCGCCGAGGAAATCATTATGATGAAATCCGGGCGAATTATTCAATTTGGAAATCCGCATGCGATTACTTCACAAATCGACGGTCAAGTATGGGAATGTACAGTTCCGACTGTCTATGCGGAAAAATATGCGGCTGCCTACAATACAAGCAATCTGCGTAACATCAGTGGAAACCAAACGGTTTTACGGATTATTGGAAGTCGTCCGCCTATAGAAAATGTGATAAGCGTGCAGCCCAGGCTGGAAGATTTGTATCTGTTCTATTTCGGAGGGTGTGAAAAGTGA
- a CDS encoding HAMP domain-containing sensor histidine kinase, producing MGKIDSHRKDLSLRKSLILYVITFAVLAVAFSAVVSIVCEGAAEKIRSSYPASGEKYYLTNEQGEQLGEGTYIGTEPVRMSKADERTIALLEIFPEFFTPIFSALCMIASALLFYRNKLKKPLAELRVASEKISNSDLNFSIDYDSKDELGQLCTSFELMRATLANNFSTMWRQAEERKALNAVFAHELRTPLTVLKGCSEILQASENPQTRDTAVTMGKHISRMENYVSSMSSLSRMEDTQPEYRLINLQQLVSSLCDSAKIVCKKSEKELVLQNNIPVLQLSLDSAFISRVFNNLISNAVRYARTLVTISFAVHNDGLLISVSDDGKGFDQDSLQKAANPYFTRECNHSEHFGLGLYICKLLCERHNGYLRIRNTADGASVSAYFKSLAL from the coding sequence ATGGGTAAAATAGACAGCCACAGGAAGGACTTATCTCTTCGAAAAAGCCTTATTCTCTATGTGATCACATTTGCTGTGCTCGCAGTTGCTTTTTCTGCAGTTGTTTCTATAGTTTGTGAAGGTGCTGCTGAAAAAATCAGATCATCTTATCCTGCGTCCGGTGAAAAGTATTATTTGACGAATGAACAGGGAGAGCAGCTGGGCGAGGGAACTTACATTGGAACAGAACCTGTCCGGATGTCTAAAGCGGACGAGCGTACCATTGCTTTACTGGAGATTTTTCCAGAGTTTTTTACACCGATCTTTTCTGCGCTTTGTATGATTGCTTCTGCGCTGTTATTTTATAGAAATAAGCTGAAAAAACCGCTTGCTGAATTGCGGGTGGCTTCAGAAAAAATATCGAACAGTGACCTGAACTTTTCGATAGACTATGACAGCAAAGATGAGCTGGGGCAGCTATGCACGTCTTTTGAACTGATGCGGGCAACCCTTGCCAATAATTTTTCTACAATGTGGCGTCAGGCGGAGGAACGAAAAGCACTCAACGCGGTTTTTGCTCATGAATTGCGTACTCCTCTGACGGTGCTGAAAGGCTGCAGCGAAATACTGCAGGCGAGTGAAAATCCCCAAACCAGGGATACTGCCGTCACAATGGGGAAACATATCTCCCGTATGGAAAACTATGTAAGCAGCATGAGCAGCCTGAGTCGTATGGAAGATACGCAGCCAGAGTACAGGTTGATTAACTTGCAGCAGCTGGTATCTTCTTTGTGTGACAGTGCAAAAATCGTTTGTAAGAAAAGCGAAAAAGAACTTGTTCTACAAAATAACATTCCTGTTTTACAACTGTCTCTTGACAGTGCATTTATCTCACGGGTTTTCAATAACCTGATTTCAAACGCTGTGCGGTATGCTCGGACTTTGGTGACAATATCCTTTGCTGTTCATAATGACGGGCTGCTGATTTCGGTATCGGACGATGGTAAAGGCTTTGATCAAGACAGTCTGCAAAAAGCGGCAAACCCGTATTTCACGCGGGAATGCAATCATTCTGAGCATTTTGGACTTGGATTATATATTTGCAAACTGCTTTGTGAACGTCATAATGGCTATTTGCGCATTCGGAATACCGCTGATGGAGCGAGTGTATCTGCTTATTTCAAATCACTCGCCTTGTAG
- a CDS encoding response regulator transcription factor: protein MAAKILIADDECDIVSMLGSFFEGKGFFVLPAYNGADALKQVEHNPDIILLDINMPEMDGLEVCKRIRDYVSCPILFLTARIEDADKVKGFAAGGDDYILKPFSLVELEARVRAHLRREARHNFETQVRFSGDLTIDYSECCLFFGDKRISLAKKEFDILELLSQNPGQIFDKERIYECVWGYDSEGDSSVVAEHIRRIRSAIAAYTDHVYIETVWGCGYKWVK from the coding sequence ATGGCGGCGAAAATATTAATCGCTGACGATGAATGCGATATTGTTTCTATGCTCGGAAGTTTTTTTGAGGGTAAGGGATTTTTTGTCCTGCCCGCCTATAATGGCGCGGACGCACTAAAGCAAGTGGAACATAATCCGGATATTATTTTGCTTGATATCAATATGCCTGAAATGGACGGGTTGGAAGTTTGCAAGCGTATTCGCGATTATGTTTCCTGTCCGATCCTGTTTCTGACTGCTCGAATTGAGGATGCAGATAAGGTGAAAGGTTTTGCTGCGGGCGGTGATGATTACATTTTGAAGCCCTTTTCACTTGTTGAGCTGGAAGCTCGGGTGCGTGCTCATTTGCGGCGGGAAGCCCGACATAATTTTGAAACGCAAGTCAGGTTTTCCGGAGATCTGACGATTGACTATTCGGAATGCTGCCTGTTCTTTGGCGATAAGCGTATCAGTCTTGCGAAGAAGGAGTTTGATATTTTGGAACTGCTCTCACAAAACCCGGGACAGATCTTTGATAAAGAGCGGATTTATGAGTGCGTATGGGGTTATGACAGCGAGGGCGACAGCAGTGTTGTAGCTGAGCATATCCGCAGAATACGGTCGGCAATTGCTGCATATACGGACCACGTATATATTGAAACGGTTTGGGGGTGCGGTTACAAATGGGTAAAATAG
- a CDS encoding TetR/AcrR family transcriptional regulator C-terminal domain-containing protein, with protein MENHKGMMRSFLCENLRDLMRKNVFEKITIKQICDQTGVIRATFYNYFEDKYDCLNAIVYADVCESYITNVSQEQMAQIVDSILKTVAENRDFYRAAYNVTGQNSFEGMVHDNLALLLEAYFKKYRRAGHLDKYSNRYLSGYYAAALSYNLHEFVFQRETPDSVHEMRTRIMDLMSNSMEDFLVIQDGGSAH; from the coding sequence ATGGAAAATCACAAGGGGATGATGCGCAGCTTTCTTTGTGAAAATCTGCGTGATCTGATGCGGAAAAATGTGTTTGAAAAGATTACGATCAAGCAGATCTGTGATCAGACTGGTGTCATCCGAGCTACCTTTTACAATTATTTTGAGGATAAATATGATTGCCTGAATGCGATCGTTTATGCGGATGTATGCGAAAGCTACATCACCAATGTTTCGCAGGAACAGATGGCTCAGATCGTTGACAGTATTCTGAAGACGGTGGCAGAGAACCGTGATTTTTATCGGGCTGCGTACAATGTGACGGGTCAGAACAGCTTTGAAGGCATGGTTCATGATAATCTGGCGCTTTTGCTGGAAGCGTACTTTAAAAAGTACCGCCGGGCGGGGCATCTGGATAAGTACTCTAACCGTTATTTATCGGGATATTATGCGGCGGCCCTTTCCTATAATCTGCATGAGTTTGTGTTTCAAAGAGAGACACCGGACAGTGTGCATGAGATGCGGACGCGGATTATGGATCTGATGAGTAATTCGATGGAAGATTTTCTTGTGATTCAGGATGGTGGAAGTGCTCATTGA
- a CDS encoding manganese efflux pump MntP family protein, whose product MRTFQVLLFFIGLSLDGFVLMMNKGATVRNLTVRRGLLYALIFACTGAAAVALGYGFSLLFVGDMGQKFRVELGCLILLAIGMYLMMHAWHYTRQEERLDKDFDLRQCFHLALFSSIDLLFLAVAFSLFGISFVTGVCLAFVVSFVTIVVALYIGYTRGSAYTRVVGMSGGALMVCLALYLQVVYVFLK is encoded by the coding sequence ATGAGGACGTTTCAGGTATTGCTGTTCTTTATCGGCCTGTCATTGGACGGGTTCGTGCTGATGATGAACAAAGGGGCTACGGTGCGCAATCTTACAGTGCGGCGGGGCCTTCTGTATGCGCTGATCTTTGCCTGCACAGGTGCGGCGGCAGTGGCGCTCGGCTATGGTTTTTCGCTTCTGTTTGTAGGAGATATGGGGCAGAAGTTCCGGGTGGAACTTGGCTGTCTGATTCTGCTGGCGATCGGCATGTATCTGATGATGCATGCGTGGCACTATACGCGGCAGGAGGAGCGGCTGGATAAGGACTTTGATCTGCGTCAGTGTTTCCATCTGGCTTTGTTTTCGAGCATTGATCTTCTGTTCCTTGCGGTTGCCTTTTCGCTGTTCGGCATTTCCTTCGTAACAGGAGTGTGCCTGGCATTTGTGGTTTCGTTTGTTACAATAGTGGTTGCATTGTATATCGGTTATACGCGGGGAAGTGCTTATACCAGAGTCGTCGGTATGAGCGGCGGTGCCCTGATGGTTTGTCTGGCTCTGTATCTGCAGGTCGTATACGTGTTCTTGAAGTGA
- a CDS encoding ABC transporter permease — protein sequence MTLFDNISMALASLKSAKMRSFLTMLGIIIGIASVIAIMTIGTSLQGSISDSLSSFGITNITFSVSQKSEGDGTQQQDPGEAVYDDSGRMFLRDDMQESDLISDDMIAAFQTEFSDSIAGIELTANGGTATIKDHGNKTDVMIYGVNPDYGTMESVKMYTGRFINAQDLDKKRAVCVVSDVFAKNLFGSEDVIGKTIDVEISGYTREMYIVGIYSYENMTTNSDTSDVTTTLYVPVTSLKRWSGDKKGYASIVVQAAGGVDTKSFMSQGQQFFASYYATNDTYTVQASSLEDMLTEMTKIMSQVTLAISAIAAISLLVGGVGVMNIMLVSITERTREIGTRKALGATSSEIRMQFITEAVIICLIGGLIGIILGTILGAIGAGMLGFAVTPDAGAILLSTLFSTGIGVFFGWYPANKAAKMNPIDALRYE from the coding sequence ATGACTCTGTTCGATAATATTTCGATGGCACTGGCCTCTTTGAAGTCGGCCAAGATGCGCAGCTTTTTAACGATGCTTGGCATTATCATTGGCATTGCCAGTGTAATTGCGATTATGACGATCGGTACGTCGCTGCAGGGATCGATTTCGGATTCGCTCAGTTCCTTTGGAATTACGAATATTACCTTTTCGGTGAGTCAGAAAAGCGAAGGGGATGGCACTCAGCAGCAGGATCCTGGTGAGGCTGTCTATGATGATAGTGGTCGTATGTTTCTGCGGGATGATATGCAGGAGTCGGACCTGATTTCAGATGATATGATCGCTGCATTTCAAACGGAGTTTTCGGATTCAATTGCGGGTATTGAGCTAACGGCAAACGGTGGTACGGCGACGATCAAAGACCACGGAAACAAGACGGATGTCATGATCTATGGCGTAAATCCGGATTATGGAACGATGGAATCGGTAAAGATGTATACGGGCCGCTTCATTAATGCGCAGGATCTGGATAAGAAGCGGGCTGTGTGTGTTGTTTCGGATGTGTTTGCGAAGAATCTGTTCGGCAGTGAAGATGTGATCGGTAAGACGATCGATGTAGAGATTTCGGGCTATACACGTGAGATGTACATTGTCGGCATCTATTCCTATGAGAATATGACGACAAACAGTGATACGAGCGATGTGACGACGACGCTTTATGTGCCGGTTACCTCTTTGAAGCGCTGGAGTGGTGACAAGAAGGGCTATGCGAGCATTGTTGTGCAGGCGGCGGGCGGCGTGGATACCAAGTCGTTCATGAGCCAAGGTCAGCAGTTTTTTGCAAGCTACTATGCGACCAACGATACCTATACGGTGCAGGCCTCGTCGCTGGAAGATATGTTGACGGAGATGACGAAGATTATGTCGCAGGTGACGCTTGCAATTTCGGCAATTGCGGCAATTTCTTTGCTTGTTGGCGGTGTGGGCGTGATGAATATTATGCTCGTAAGCATCACGGAGCGTACGCGGGAAATCGGTACACGCAAAGCACTGGGTGCGACCAGCAGTGAAATTCGTATGCAGTTTATTACGGAGGCGGTCATTATCTGTTTGATCGGCGGATTGATCGGAATCATTCTGGGTACGATTCTTGGTGCGATCGGTGCAGGTATGCTTGGATTTGCGGTGACGCCGGATGCGGGCGCGATTCTGTTATCGACCTTGTTCTCGACGGGGATCGGTGTGTTCTTCGGGTGGTATCCAGCCAACAAGGCGGCGAAGATGAACCCGATTGATGCGCTTCGCTACGAGTAA
- a CDS encoding ABC transporter ATP-binding protein, producing MSQAEAVITMRRIVKTYYIGQPNELEILHGMDLDIYKGEFVSIVGESGSGKSTLMNIIGALDQPTSGSYVLNGTDMIHVKDKEASHIRNQEIGFVFQTYNLIGRMNALKNVELPMLYAGMDSKARTQRAMELLKLVGMEDRMRHMPNELSGGQKQRVAIARAMANNPSILLADEPTGALDSATSREVMDLFHELHQKQGVTIVLITHNMRLAEESERIIQIADGRIIGEKKGDGADDSVR from the coding sequence ATGAGTCAGGCAGAAGCCGTCATCACGATGCGCAGGATCGTCAAGACCTACTATATTGGTCAGCCCAATGAGCTTGAAATTCTGCATGGAATGGACCTTGATATTTATAAGGGTGAATTTGTTTCGATCGTTGGCGAATCGGGTTCGGGCAAGTCGACGCTGATGAATATTATTGGTGCGCTTGATCAGCCGACGAGCGGAAGCTATGTCCTCAATGGCACGGACATGATCCATGTGAAGGACAAGGAGGCTTCGCACATCCGCAACCAGGAGATCGGTTTTGTGTTTCAGACCTACAACCTGATCGGGCGTATGAATGCGTTAAAGAATGTGGAGCTGCCGATGCTGTATGCGGGAATGGACAGCAAGGCGCGTACCCAGCGGGCGATGGAATTGTTGAAGCTGGTAGGTATGGAAGACCGTATGAGGCATATGCCCAATGAGCTTTCGGGCGGTCAGAAGCAGCGGGTCGCGATTGCACGGGCCATGGCCAACAATCCTTCGATTCTGCTGGCGGATGAGCCGACGGGAGCTCTGGATTCGGCAACGTCGCGGGAAGTGATGGATCTGTTTCATGAGCTTCATCAGAAGCAGGGCGTGACGATCGTACTGATTACGCACAATATGCGTCTTGCGGAAGAAAGTGAGCGGATCATACAGATTGCGGATGGACGCATTATTGGGGAAAAGAAAGGGGACGGTGCTGATGACTCTGTTCGATAA
- a CDS encoding efflux RND transporter periplasmic adaptor subunit, with protein MAFNTPKKKKRWIWIVVAAAVVLLYSFYRAGQSKAAAAPETVVRTYTIQKSSFKNTVTANGTVESQSTTTVSTSSTNTVASVNVEVGDTVQEGDVIATLDTTDIMDSIAKQNKANSDKLEQMAKDVQNKLDEKNYVWGQKPDDSVDQDSDIYKSWAHQFASANGAYFDALDDYNDALANGIDNDTLSDLQKQLADCTIKATASGTITELDATVGARITNGTVAVISDINHLQVSVMIDQYDIMKIAVGMKAEVTSDVVEGATFAATVISKSPVSTGKGYEVVCALDDETDQLLIGMDAKVSILISEENDVLLVPIDAVGTDDAGNQVVYVQQSDGTFSPATVTTGDSSDYYIVVSGNGIGEGTVIRASADASQAEVTETAAAENSSGMSFSMNDNGGPQGGEPPSRDEGQQGDGQ; from the coding sequence ATGGCTTTCAATACCCCGAAAAAAAAGAAGCGCTGGATTTGGATTGTGGTTGCGGCGGCAGTTGTGCTTCTGTATTCCTTTTATCGTGCTGGTCAATCAAAGGCGGCGGCTGCGCCGGAGACCGTGGTGCGGACGTATACCATTCAAAAGTCGAGTTTTAAAAATACCGTGACTGCGAATGGAACGGTTGAATCACAGTCCACGACGACCGTTTCAACATCGTCGACCAATACGGTCGCTTCAGTCAATGTCGAAGTCGGTGATACGGTGCAGGAAGGTGATGTGATTGCGACGCTCGATACGACAGACATCATGGACAGCATCGCGAAGCAGAATAAGGCCAACAGTGACAAGCTGGAGCAGATGGCCAAGGATGTGCAGAACAAGCTCGATGAAAAGAACTACGTCTGGGGGCAGAAGCCGGATGACAGTGTCGATCAGGACAGCGACATATACAAGAGCTGGGCGCATCAGTTTGCCAGTGCCAATGGCGCTTATTTCGATGCGCTGGATGATTACAATGATGCGCTGGCAAATGGGATTGATAATGATACGCTCAGTGATCTGCAGAAGCAGCTGGCTGACTGCACAATTAAGGCGACGGCGTCTGGAACAATTACGGAGCTGGATGCGACGGTCGGGGCGCGGATTACCAATGGGACGGTTGCCGTTATTTCTGATATTAATCATCTGCAGGTTTCGGTGATGATTGATCAGTATGACATTATGAAGATTGCCGTGGGCATGAAGGCAGAGGTGACAAGTGACGTTGTAGAAGGGGCGACGTTTGCGGCAACGGTCATTTCCAAGTCTCCGGTTTCGACGGGAAAGGGATATGAAGTTGTCTGTGCTCTGGATGATGAGACGGATCAGCTTTTGATCGGTATGGATGCGAAGGTTTCGATTCTCATTTCGGAAGAAAATGATGTTCTTCTGGTTCCGATTGATGCGGTGGGAACGGATGATGCGGGCAACCAGGTCGTTTATGTGCAGCAAAGTGACGGGACCTTTTCACCTGCAACTGTGACAACGGGCGATTCTTCGGACTATTACATTGTGGTTTCGGGAAATGGCATCGGGGAAGGTACCGTCATCAGGGCCAGTGCCGATGCGTCCCAGGCAGAAGTTACAGAAACGGCGGCGGCAGAGAATTCTTCCGGAATGTCCTTTTCCATGAATGACAACGGCGGCCCGCAGGGAGGAGAGCCGCCCAGTAGGGATGAAGGACAGCAGGGTGATGGACAATGA